One genomic region from Colletes latitarsis isolate SP2378_abdomen chromosome 10, iyColLati1, whole genome shotgun sequence encodes:
- the LOC143347098 gene encoding pancreatic triacylglycerol lipase — MQFVSMKRLIFLILLASSSIETKRSAKLLTIKNRVIMLRRRGPGRDDFKPKICFDHVGCFADPPPYLTLKRPPEHPSVIQTRFLLYTSDKRESPENLRYDEDFKTILQSQFDAKKPLKIVIHGYKGSGSDVGSILLVQGLLDLEDVNVLVLDWTRGAATTYSAAVANTELVGRQLGLVLLDIINLGVLPEKIHIIGFSLGAHVAGCASEILKKRNLLLGRITGLDPASPFFRNHLLREKSRKLDATDAQLVDVIHTDGSEDFADGFGLLKPLGHIDFFPNGGREQPGCTDVKNSVVVSHLKEDMLTKEIACSHLRAWKLFLESVRMDNRSCKFTAWPCPQGRTSYANGMCFPMESALWTQEMGYRANRGSLGIYYLPTREEEPFCGQPLRASVIVSKETTKTSGILFLKIVERDLTMTFKLRCTLMNRRNEWMTFYDIAAKESLLDNQSMIKAQIWYQTLVNEADETTNKYSNSDTLYISKLAIEDRKGNRWEYCTPYTAVNYKERSVVLQRG; from the exons ATGCAGTTCGTATCGATGAAACGTTTGATCTTCCTCATACTCCTCGCCTCTTCGAGCATAGAAACCAAACGTTCTG CAAAACTTCTGACGATAAAGAACAGAGTAATAATGCTACGTAGAAGAGGCCCTGGACGCGACGATTTCAAACCTAAAATATGCTTTG ATCACGTTGGTTGTTTTGCTGATCCACCACCTTATttgacactgaaacggccaccgGAGCATcctagcgtgatccaaactagattcTTATTGTACACTTCTGACAAAAGGGAATCTCCCGAGAATCTCCGATACGACGAGGATTTCAAGACCATTTTGCAATCGCAATTCGATGCAAAGAAGCCACTGAAGATCGTGATACATGGTTACAAGGGTAGTGGAAGTGACGTTGGGTCGATTCTTCTGGTACAGGGTCTACTGGATTTG GAAGACGTAAACGTCTTGGTACTCGACTGGACAAGAGGCGCCGCGACAACGTATTCAGCAGCAGTGGCAAATACCGAATTAGTAGGTCGACAATTAGGCTTGGTCCTTCTGGATATAATAAATCTGGGCGTTCTCCCTGAAAAGATTCACATAATTGGCTTCAGTCTCGGTGCCCACGTTGCTGGTTGCGCATCCGAGATCTTAAAGAAAAGGAATCTACTTCTGGGCCGCATAACAGGCCTGGATCCTGCGTCTCCGTTCTTCAGGAACCACTTGCTTAGGGAGAAATCCAGGAAACTGGATGCCACTGATGCTCAGCTTGTGGATGTGATTCATACGGATGGATCTGAGGATTTTGCGGATGGTTTCGGACTTTTGAAACCGCTTGGTCATATTGATTTCTTCCCTAACGGTGGTAGAGAACAACCTGGTTGCACCGATGTGAAGAACTCTGTTGTTGTTAGTCACTTGAAGG aggatatgcTAACTAAGGAGATCGCGTGCAGTCATCTGAGAGCCTGGAAGCTCTTCCTGGAGAGTGTTCGTATGGATAATCGGTCTTGTAAATTCACTGCCTGGCCTTGTCCTCAAGGGAGAACTTCTTACGCCAATGGAATGTGTTTCCCCATGGAATCTGCACTTTGGACTCAAGAAATGGGTTACAGGGCTAATCGCGGTTCCTTAGGGATTTATTACTTACCAACGAGAGAAGAAGAACCATTTTGCG GACAGCCTCTTAGAGCATCGGTGATCGTCTCCAAAGAAACTACAAAAACATCAGGAATATTGTTCTTAAAGATAGTAGAACGCGATTTAACGATGACCTTCAAACTCCGATGCAc ATTAATGAACCGGAGGAACGAATGGATGACTTTCTACGATATCGCAGCAAAGGAATCATTGCTTGATAATCAGTCGATGATAAAAGCACAGATTTGGTACCAGACTCTCGTGAACGAAGCAGATGAAACCACTAATAAATATTCTAACTCAGACACATTGTATATAAGCAAACTAGCTATTGAAGATAGAAAAGGCAACAG ATGGGAATACTGTACTCCATATACTGCTGTGAATTACAAGGAAAGATCGGTGGTTCTACAACGAGGATAA
- the LOC143347104 gene encoding lipase 3, with protein sequence MILGLPFTEYEHESYNDSVFIFDDLDHPNRNLPTPSQRVQKFGYIAETYEVVTEDGYILNMHRIEGSKKSPKSNNKPPVLLVHGLMDCSATWVIACPEKGLGYILADQGYDVWLGNVRGNRYSRKHVKYSTKDKNFWMFSWHEIGVFDIPAMIDYILKETKREKILYVGHSQGSTSFFVMASERPEYQQKLTAAFNLAPAVFMSKTTHPFIRLLSPYANNIKALMNMIGKYEFKPSGPFIRKVSKIICSDNTPTQPMCTNIMTLFGGRNEKELNNTLLPEIGQYDPAGASTRQFVHYAQLQNSGNFEQYNYGFLGNMRKYGSRNPPKYNIANIKMPVYLYYGSNDEMVNVMDLEKLYKMLPNAQKFLIPYKWFTHIDFIWAMNVDTLLYNNMLNVMSRHKS encoded by the exons ATGATACTTGGGTTACCTTTTACAGAGTACGAACATGAGTCCTACAACGATAGCGTCTTTATATTCGATGACCTGGACCACCCTAATCGCAACTTACCAACCCCC TCGCAACGAGTGCAAAAGTTTGGATACATAGCCGAAACTTATGAGGTCGTTACCGAGGATGGATACATCTTGAATATGCACAGGATTGAAGGATCCAAGAAAAGTCCCAAATCCAATAATAAGCCCCCTGTACTGCTAGTCCATGGACTTATGGATTGCTCAGCCACGTGGGTGATAGCGTGTCCTGAAAAGGGTTTAG GCTACATATTAGCTGATCAGGGATACGATGTATGGTTGGGCAACGTGCGCGGCAACAGGTACTCTCGGAAGCACGTGAAATATTCTACTAAAGATAAAAACTTCTGGATGTTCAG TTGGCACGAGATAGGAGTATTCGATATTCCAGCGATGATCGATTATATCTTGAAGGAAACCAAACGGGAGAAAATTTTATACGTGGGTCATAGTCAGGGAAGCACTTCCTTCTTTGTTATGGCGAGCGAACGACCAGAGTATCAACAGAAACTTACGGCAGCATTCAATTTAGCACCGGCGGTTTTTATGTCCAAGACGACACACCCTTTCATCCGCTTATTGTCTCCATATGCCAACAATATAAAA GCACTGATGAATATGATAGGTAAGTACGAGTTCAAGCCATCGGGTCCCTTTATACGGAAGGTGTCTAAAATTATATGCAGTGATAATACTCCTACACAACCAATGTGCACAAATATAATGACCCTCTTTGGTGGACGTAACGAAAAGGAATTGAACAAT ACTCTTCTACCTGAGATTGGACAATATGATCCTGCTGGTGCATCTACCAGGCAATTCGTACACTATGCACAGTTGCAGAACTCTG GGAACTTTGAACAGTACAATTATGGCTTCCTGggtaatatgagaaagtatggcaGCAGAAATCCTCCTAAGTATAACATTGCTAATATCAAAATGCCTGTTTATTTATACTATGGTAGCAATGATGAAATGGTCAACGTGATG GATTTAGAAAAATTGTACAAGATGCTACCGAACGCTCAGAAATTTTTGATTCCGTACAAATGGTTTACGCACATTGATTTCATTTGGGCTATGAACGTTGATACTCTACTGTATAATAATATGCTCAACGTTATGTCAAGACACAAGAGTTGA